Proteins encoded by one window of Engraulis encrasicolus isolate BLACKSEA-1 chromosome 21, IST_EnEncr_1.0, whole genome shotgun sequence:
- the eno3 gene encoding beta-enolase, with protein sequence MSITKIHAREILDSRGNPTVEVDLFTGKGRFRAAVPSGASTGVHEALELRDGDKSRYLGKGTKKAVDFVNKDIAPKLIEAKLSVVEQEKIDKFMLDLDGTENKSKFGANAILGVSLAVCKAGAAEKGVPLYRHIADLAGNKHVILPVPAFNVINGGSHAGNKLAMQEFMILPVGASNFHEAMRIGAEVYHNLKNVIKAKYGKDATNVGDEGGFAPNILENNEALELLKSAIEKAGYPDKIIIGMDVAASEFFKNGKYDLDFKSPDDPKRHISGEALGDLYKSFIKGYPVMSIEDPFDQDDWEHWAKFTGSVDIQVVGDDLTVTNPKRIQQAVDKKACNCLLLKVNQIGSVTESIKACKLAQSSGWGVMVSHRSGETEDTFIADLVVGLCTGQIKTGAPCRSERLAKYNQLMRIEEELGEHAKFAGKDFRHPKL encoded by the exons ATGTCCATCACTAAGATTCACGCCCGCGAGATCCTCGACTCCCGAGGAAACCCAACTGTTGAGGTTGACCTTTTCACCGGAAAag gccgCTTCAGGGCAGCCGTCCCCAGCGGTGCCTCCACTGGCGTCCATGAGGCCCTGGAGCTCAGAGATGGCGACAAGAGCCGCTACCTGGGCAAAG GTACCAAGAAGGCTGTCGACTTTGTGAACAAGGACATCGCTCCTAAACTGATTGAGGCA AAACTCAGTGTGGTTGAACAGGAGAAAATTGACAAATTCATGTTGGATTTGGATGGCACTGAGAAcaaat CTAAGTTTGGTGCCAATGCCATCCTGGGTGTGTCCCTGGCCGTGTGCAAGGCCGGCGCTGCAGAGAAGGGGGTCCCTCTCTACCGCCACATTGCCGACCTCGCCGGCAACAAGCACGTCATCCTGCCCGTGCCC GCCTTCAACGTGATCAACGGTGGCTCCCACGCCGGCAACAAGCTGGCCATGCAGGAGTTCATGATCCTGCCCGTGGGCGCCTCCAACTTCCACGAGGCCATGCGCATCGGCGCCGAGGTCTACCACAACCTGAAGAACGTCATCAAGGCCAAGTACGGCAAGGACGCCACCAACGTGGGAGATGAGGGCGGTTTCGCACCCAACATCCTGGAGAACAACGAGG cccTGGAGCTGCTGAAGAGTGCCATTGAGAAGGCCGGCTACCCCGACAAGATCATCATTGGCATGGATGTGGCCGCCTCCGAGTTCTTCAAGAATGGCAAGTACGACCTGGACTTCAAGTCCCCCGACGACCCCAAACGCCACATCTCCGGAGAGGCCCTGGGAGACCTCTACAAGAGCTTCATCAAGGGCTACCCag TGATGTCCATTGAGGACCCCTTCGACCAGGACGACTGGGAGCACTGGGCCAAGTTCACTGGCTCCGTCGACATCCAGGTGGTGGGTGACGATCTGACTGTGACCAACCCCAAGCGCATCCAGCAGGCCGTGGACAAGAAGGCCTGCAACTGCCTGCTGCTCAAGGTCAACCAGATCGGCTCCGTCACAGAGTCCATCAAGGC GTGTAAACTGGCCCAGTCTAGCGGCTGGGGTGTGATGGTCAGCCATCGCTCTGGAGAGACAGAAGATACCTTCATTGCCGACCTGGTGGTTGGACTCTGCACTGGAcag ATCAAGACCGGCGCCCCCTGCAGATCTGAAAGACTGGCCAAATACAACCAGCTCATGAG GATTGAAGAGGAGCTCGGCGAGCACGCCAAGTTCGCCGGCAAGGACTTCCGTCACCCCAAGTTGTAA